A section of the Flavobacteriales bacterium genome encodes:
- a CDS encoding NfeD family protein yields MDILFQWHWWAGLGLVLLIAEIFVPGFFLLCLGIGCAGGSIAAALGAGPPVQLIAFSAVALIAFFTIRPVLMKKLWSGETVRTNVDALIGRRARVTQDFEPALRLGRVAIDGDDWRAECTTERALHVGDLVDIVRVESNTLVVRPVEP; encoded by the coding sequence ATGGACATCCTCTTTCAATGGCACTGGTGGGCGGGCCTCGGGCTCGTCCTGTTGATCGCGGAGATCTTCGTGCCTGGGTTCTTTCTGCTCTGCCTGGGCATCGGCTGCGCCGGTGGCAGCATCGCCGCCGCCCTCGGTGCCGGTCCACCCGTCCAGTTGATCGCCTTCTCCGCGGTGGCCCTCATCGCCTTCTTCACCATCCGCCCCGTGCTGATGAAGAAGCTCTGGTCGGGGGAAACGGTGCGCACCAACGTGGATGCGTTGATCGGCCGGCGCGCGCGTGTCACCCAGGACTTCGAACCGGCGCTCCGGCTCGGCCGCGTGGCCATCGATGGCGACGACTGGCGGGCGGAGTGCACCACGGAACGCGCGCTGCATGTCGGCGACCTGGTCGATATCGTCCGTGTGGAAAGCAACACGCTCGTGGTGAGACCCGTCGAACCCTGA
- a CDS encoding glycosyltransferase, producing the protein MLKGKTVAVVVPCYNEESQIGFVIDTMPDFVDRIVVVNDHSPDRTAEVVKELIARDRAKGEGRRIPPHKVERTRWNEAELVLQEESEREMAHYVPSEVLNEHPETDRIILINNLKNGGVGAGIARGYKWCQDHAIDCTAVMAGDGQMDPHELESICLPVIEEGIDYVKGNRLIHRSAWLVIPRVRFFGNSILSILTKLASGYWRVSDTQTGYTAIGLRAMQAIKLHRIYRSYGMPNDMLVKLNIAQCTLREVEIKPVYRVGEQSKMKVFKVIPRVSRLLIKSFFIRLWRKYLFKDFHPLFIFYNYAIVAGLITLPYAWKIGKAFLTGANVATEPLIAFLFLATSSFQALIFAMWMDMQDNERLYR; encoded by the coding sequence ATGCTCAAAGGCAAGACCGTCGCCGTCGTCGTTCCCTGCTACAACGAGGAGAGCCAGATCGGCTTCGTGATCGACACGATGCCCGACTTCGTGGACCGCATCGTGGTGGTGAACGACCACAGCCCCGACCGGACGGCCGAGGTGGTGAAGGAGCTGATCGCACGCGACCGCGCCAAAGGGGAGGGGCGGCGCATCCCGCCACACAAGGTGGAGCGCACCCGCTGGAACGAGGCCGAACTGGTGCTGCAGGAGGAGAGCGAGCGCGAGATGGCGCACTACGTGCCCAGCGAGGTGCTGAACGAGCACCCCGAGACCGACCGCATCATCCTCATCAACAACCTGAAGAACGGCGGGGTGGGGGCGGGCATCGCGCGCGGCTACAAGTGGTGCCAGGACCACGCGATCGACTGCACGGCGGTGATGGCCGGCGACGGGCAGATGGACCCCCATGAACTGGAGAGCATCTGCCTTCCTGTGATCGAGGAGGGCATCGACTACGTGAAGGGCAACCGCCTGATCCACCGCAGCGCCTGGCTGGTGATCCCGCGGGTGCGGTTCTTCGGCAACAGCATCCTCAGCATCCTCACCAAGCTGGCCAGCGGCTACTGGCGCGTGAGCGACACCCAGACCGGCTACACGGCCATCGGGCTGCGCGCGATGCAGGCCATCAAGCTGCACCGGATCTACCGCAGCTACGGCATGCCGAACGACATGCTCGTGAAGCTCAACATCGCCCAGTGCACCCTGCGCGAAGTGGAGATCAAGCCCGTGTACCGCGTGGGCGAGCAGAGCAAGATGAAGGTCTTCAAGGTGATCCCGCGGGTGAGCCGCCTGCTGATCAAGAGCTTCTTCATCCGGCTGTGGCGCAAGTACCTGTTCAAGGACTTCCATCCGCTCTTCATCTTCTACAACTATGCGATCGTGGCCGGCCTCATCACCCTACCCTATGCTTGGAAGATCGGGAAGGCCTTCCTCACCGGCGCGAACGTGGCCACCGAACCGCTGATCGCGTTCCTGTTCCTGGCCACCAGCAGCTTCCAGGCCCTGATCTTCGCCATGTGGATGGACATGCAGGACAACGAGCGCCTGTACCGGTAG
- a CDS encoding oligosaccharide flippase family protein: MRPLRGKFSTDLIWNAGAFGLSALIGVLLNVLILRTHGASALGIFNQAYALYILLSQLAVGGVHLAVQAFVPRELQADRRPDVQLTVALVLSTATALTVMALAWLLRDLPGRWSGSAGVGEAFPLVIPGLLFFTWNKVLLSYHNGARRMRLFAVFQLLRFVLMLAALAALVALKRPADELAVLLTLAEAALLLVLLPATLPHWRPGRSQGARQVAREQFRFGNRALAGNFLLDVNTRVDVFLLGFFLDDRAVGLYSMGATVAEGVMYLPVLFRNTINPVITRAWHQGGPELLRKVVRRNRRSFFRLLAPLIALTIPLFPVGMWMLGMREEPFTVWAVYAILVAGVALTAGHQPFLMLFSQVGRPGTQTLFIAGIFTANVLLNLALIPALGLLGSALATALSSGALVLLMDHLARTRLRLRP, translated from the coding sequence ATGCGGCCGCTCCGGGGCAAGTTCTCCACCGACCTGATCTGGAACGCAGGGGCCTTCGGCCTCAGCGCCCTCATCGGGGTGCTGCTGAACGTGCTCATCCTGCGCACGCATGGCGCGTCAGCGCTCGGGATCTTCAATCAGGCCTACGCCCTGTACATCCTGCTGAGCCAGCTGGCCGTGGGCGGCGTGCACCTCGCCGTGCAGGCCTTCGTGCCGCGGGAGCTGCAGGCGGACCGACGACCCGACGTGCAGCTGACCGTCGCGCTCGTCCTGAGCACCGCGACGGCGCTGACGGTGATGGCGCTTGCCTGGCTGCTGCGCGATCTGCCCGGTCGATGGTCCGGCAGTGCCGGCGTGGGGGAGGCCTTCCCGCTGGTGATCCCGGGCCTGCTCTTCTTCACCTGGAACAAGGTGCTCTTGAGCTACCACAATGGAGCCCGCCGCATGCGCTTGTTCGCCGTGTTCCAGCTGCTGCGCTTCGTGCTGATGCTGGCGGCCCTGGCGGCACTGGTGGCCCTGAAGCGTCCGGCCGATGAACTTGCCGTGCTGCTCACCCTGGCAGAGGCCGCGTTGCTGCTCGTCCTGCTCCCGGCCACGCTGCCGCATTGGCGACCGGGGCGTTCACAGGGCGCCCGGCAGGTGGCGCGCGAACAGTTCCGCTTCGGCAACCGGGCGCTGGCCGGCAACTTCCTGCTGGACGTCAACACCCGGGTGGACGTGTTCCTGCTGGGCTTCTTCCTGGACGATCGTGCGGTGGGCCTGTACAGCATGGGCGCCACCGTGGCCGAGGGTGTGATGTACCTGCCGGTGCTCTTCCGCAACACGATCAACCCGGTGATCACGCGGGCCTGGCACCAGGGTGGTCCGGAGCTGCTGCGGAAGGTGGTCCGCCGCAACCGCCGCAGCTTCTTTCGCCTGCTGGCCCCGCTCATCGCGCTCACCATCCCCCTGTTCCCGGTGGGCATGTGGATGCTGGGGATGCGCGAGGAACCGTTCACCGTGTGGGCCGTGTATGCCATCCTGGTGGCGGGCGTGGCCCTGACGGCAGGCCATCAGCCGTTCCTGATGCTCTTCAGCCAGGTGGGCCGACCCGGCACACAGACCCTGTTCATCGCGGGCATCTTCACGGCGAACGTGCTGTTGAACCTGGCCCTGATCCCCGCGCTGGGGCTGCTGGGTTCGGCCCTGGCCACCGCGCTCAGCAGCGGGGCGCTCGTGCTCCTGATGGACCACCTGGCCCGCACCCGGCTGCGGCTCCGCCCATGA
- a CDS encoding glycosyltransferase family 2 protein: MKLPPLPPVPRVSVVIPCLNEAGHIGRCLASLEAADRTGMELSVLVCDGGSTDGTRDEIVVHQERSPVVHLVENPDRTTPHAMNRGLAARPFDVAILLGAHATVEPDWLVRNLAALRSDAGAGCAGGVIINTYTDRTSRAIGAAMGHPFGVGNAHFRTGTKAGPVDTVAFGAYRREVFEQVGTFHEALVRNQDDEFNHRVTRAGFRILLDPAIRSSYAVRASFAKLYRQYHQYGYWKVFVNRLHRTVTTWRQVVPAAWVAGLVLGPALGLVWPWAAWATGAGVLGYLAAAGWSAWRAAEQPADVPRVLYAFLILHLAYGLGYWKGIVHFVLLGRQPGQRAGRLTR, from the coding sequence ATGAAGCTGCCGCCGCTGCCCCCCGTGCCGCGCGTCAGCGTGGTGATCCCCTGCCTCAACGAGGCGGGCCACATCGGCCGATGCCTGGCCTCGCTGGAAGCAGCGGACCGCACGGGCATGGAGCTGAGCGTACTGGTGTGCGATGGAGGCAGCACGGATGGCACGCGGGACGAGATCGTCGTGCACCAGGAACGCTCCCCGGTGGTACACCTGGTGGAGAACCCCGACCGCACCACCCCGCACGCCATGAACCGCGGCCTGGCCGCCCGGCCCTTCGATGTCGCCATCCTGCTGGGCGCCCACGCTACGGTGGAGCCGGACTGGTTGGTGCGCAACCTGGCCGCCCTGCGCAGCGATGCCGGGGCAGGCTGCGCGGGCGGTGTCATCATCAACACCTACACGGACCGCACCTCCAGGGCCATCGGAGCTGCGATGGGCCACCCCTTCGGCGTGGGGAACGCGCACTTCCGCACGGGGACCAAGGCGGGACCGGTGGACACCGTGGCCTTCGGAGCCTATCGCCGCGAGGTCTTCGAGCAGGTCGGCACCTTCCATGAGGCGCTGGTGCGCAACCAGGATGACGAGTTCAACCACCGGGTCACCAGGGCCGGTTTCCGCATCCTGCTCGACCCGGCGATCCGCTCCTCCTACGCGGTGCGCGCCTCCTTCGCCAAGCTCTATCGCCAGTACCACCAGTATGGCTACTGGAAGGTCTTCGTGAACCGCCTGCACCGCACGGTGACCACCTGGCGGCAGGTGGTGCCCGCCGCGTGGGTGGCGGGACTGGTGCTGGGGCCTGCGCTGGGGCTGGTGTGGCCTTGGGCGGCCTGGGCCACGGGCGCCGGTGTGCTGGGCTACCTCGCCGCAGCGGGCTGGAGCGCCTGGCGCGCCGCGGAGCAGCCGGCGGACGTGCCGCGCGTCCTGTACGCCTTCCTGATCCTCCATCTCGCCTACGGTCTGGGCTATTGGAAAGGCATCGTGCACTTCGTGCTGCTCGGACGACAGCCGGGGCAGCGGGCAGGGCGTCTCACCCGATAG
- a CDS encoding O-antigen ligase family protein gives MRTITGQGDPAVQHAFALLLVLLPLAPALVPLAVVLLAVAVIRLRWRSSKVPWRLERGDGSLPLMAAYYALHVVGMAWTTNTAFGAFDLEVKAAFLLFPVLAVVLPVRSALDVRPLLTVFVLANAVAALLCLLLAVGAIVAERVHPDPGGAVVGISHLFESRFSRFLHPTYMAMYAVFALAIRLFGGVGQRGGPWSSAGVVLLLVAAVVLSNSKMGWITLVVLLVHGAWHFRRDRTMRRALVGGLLAGAVLFGSLFAAVRPVRLKVLQAFEATRGFDPGSDRSSDLRRMTWSVGLDLLRAHPWTGVGTGDIKDELHAESARRGYVHVVDKRLNAHSQFVQSGIALGWPGLILCAALLLVPLFAAIRRQRPVAAAFLYLVLLNATVESLLEVQAGVVFLAAFAFIFHVPHAPDPVQPATHR, from the coding sequence ATGCGGACCATCACCGGCCAAGGCGATCCTGCCGTCCAGCATGCGTTCGCGCTGCTGCTGGTGCTGCTGCCCCTGGCCCCGGCGCTGGTGCCGCTGGCCGTGGTCCTGCTCGCCGTGGCGGTGATCCGCCTGCGGTGGAGATCCTCCAAGGTCCCCTGGCGCCTGGAGCGGGGTGACGGTTCACTGCCGCTGATGGCCGCCTACTACGCGTTGCACGTGGTCGGCATGGCGTGGACCACCAACACGGCGTTCGGTGCGTTCGACCTGGAGGTGAAGGCCGCCTTTCTGCTCTTCCCTGTGCTGGCCGTGGTCCTGCCCGTGCGTTCGGCGCTGGACGTCCGTCCGTTGCTCACGGTCTTCGTGCTCGCGAACGCGGTTGCGGCCCTGCTGTGCCTGCTGCTCGCGGTGGGGGCCATCGTGGCCGAGCGCGTCCACCCGGATCCCGGTGGCGCCGTGGTCGGCATCTCCCATCTCTTCGAGTCGCGCTTCTCGCGGTTCCTGCACCCGACCTATATGGCGATGTACGCCGTGTTCGCGCTGGCCATCCGGCTGTTCGGGGGGGTGGGGCAGCGCGGTGGTCCGTGGAGCAGTGCCGGGGTGGTGCTGCTCCTCGTCGCGGCGGTGGTGCTCAGCAATTCGAAGATGGGTTGGATCACCCTGGTCGTGCTGCTGGTGCACGGTGCCTGGCACTTCCGGCGGGATCGAACGATGCGGCGTGCACTGGTGGGCGGCCTGCTGGCGGGCGCGGTCCTCTTCGGCAGCCTGTTCGCCGCCGTGCGGCCCGTGCGGCTGAAGGTGTTGCAGGCCTTCGAGGCCACCCGGGGCTTCGATCCGGGGTCCGACCGCAGTTCGGACCTGCGTCGCATGACCTGGTCGGTGGGCCTGGACCTGTTGCGGGCGCATCCCTGGACCGGGGTCGGCACGGGCGACATCAAGGACGAGCTCCACGCCGAGAGCGCCCGCAGGGGGTATGTGCATGTGGTGGACAAGCGGCTCAACGCCCATTCGCAGTTCGTGCAGAGCGGCATCGCCCTGGGCTGGCCGGGGCTGATCCTGTGCGCGGCCCTGCTGCTGGTGCCGCTGTTCGCGGCGATCCGCAGGCAACGGCCGGTGGCCGCGGCCTTCCTTTACCTTGTGCTGCTGAACGCGACCGTCGAAAGCCTGCTGGAAGTGCAGGCCGGCGTGGTGTTCCTGGCCGCCTTCGCCTTCATCTTCCACGTTCCGCATGCCCCCGATCCCGTTCAGCCCGCCACGCATCGATGA
- a CDS encoding DegT/DnrJ/EryC1/StrS family aminotransferase, translated as MPPIPFSPPRIDDRTVKAVEEALRSGWITTGPRTKEFERRLAAYCGVERVIALNSWTNACELALRWFGIGPGDEVIVPAYTYCATANIVMHVGAKPVLVDVLDDFTIDPDAVRRALTPRTKCIIPVDIGGLPARVPEIMRLAEECSPLFTPAVNLRVAGSNPQMRLGRALVLADAAHSFGARIDGRPVGTQADITGFSFHAVKNLTTAEGGALAFNLPAPFDTDELYRHFNTMSLHGQSKDALAKTQPGAWRYDVAFPGWKCNMTDLQAAIGLVELERYEDDTLVRRRAICERYDRAFSADERFIVPTFHDGKRASSHHLYMLRVRGASEEQRDAIITAIARRDVSVNVHFIPLPLLSYYKGLGYRMSDHPRSFELYCNEISLPVFYDLTDDQVDTVVAAVKGAVAEVLG; from the coding sequence ATGCCCCCGATCCCGTTCAGCCCGCCACGCATCGATGACCGCACCGTGAAGGCCGTGGAGGAGGCCCTCCGCAGCGGATGGATCACGACCGGCCCCCGCACCAAGGAGTTCGAGCGAAGGCTGGCCGCCTACTGCGGCGTGGAGCGGGTGATCGCGCTCAACAGCTGGACCAACGCGTGCGAGCTGGCCCTTCGGTGGTTCGGCATCGGGCCGGGTGACGAGGTGATCGTGCCCGCCTACACCTATTGCGCCACCGCCAACATCGTGATGCATGTGGGCGCCAAGCCGGTGCTGGTGGACGTGCTGGACGACTTCACGATCGATCCCGATGCCGTGCGGCGGGCCCTGACACCGCGCACCAAGTGCATCATCCCGGTGGACATCGGAGGGCTGCCCGCTCGGGTACCCGAGATCATGCGGCTGGCGGAGGAGTGCTCCCCGCTGTTCACCCCGGCGGTGAACCTGCGCGTGGCGGGCAGCAACCCGCAGATGCGCCTCGGGCGCGCACTGGTGCTCGCCGATGCCGCGCACTCCTTCGGGGCCCGCATCGATGGCCGACCGGTGGGGACCCAGGCCGACATCACCGGCTTCAGCTTCCACGCCGTGAAGAACCTCACCACCGCCGAGGGCGGGGCGCTCGCCTTCAACCTGCCCGCGCCCTTCGACACCGACGAGCTGTACCGCCACTTCAACACCATGAGCCTGCACGGACAGAGCAAGGATGCCCTGGCCAAGACGCAGCCCGGTGCCTGGCGCTACGATGTGGCCTTCCCCGGCTGGAAGTGCAACATGACCGATCTGCAGGCCGCGATCGGGCTGGTGGAACTGGAGCGCTACGAGGACGACACCCTCGTCCGCAGAAGGGCCATCTGCGAACGGTACGACCGGGCCTTCTCCGCGGATGAACGCTTCATCGTGCCCACCTTCCACGACGGAAAGCGCGCGAGCAGCCACCACCTGTACATGCTCCGCGTGCGGGGGGCCTCCGAGGAGCAGCGCGATGCCATCATCACGGCCATCGCCCGGCGCGACGTGAGCGTGAACGTCCACTTCATCCCGCTTCCGCTGCTCAGCTACTACAAGGGCCTGGGCTACCGGATGAGCGACCACCCGCGCAGCTTCGAGCTGTACTGCAATGAGATCAGCCTGCCCGTTTTCTACGACCTCACCGACGACCAGGTGGACACCGTGGTGGCCGCGGTGAAGGGGGCGGTCGCCGAGGTGCTCGGATGA
- a CDS encoding sugar transferase: protein MAFKRAFDIVFASVALVLLLPLLVLFALAVAFTSPGGAFFRQVRVGRHGRPFNLLKFRSMRPGSEALGQLTIGGRDPRITGVGHFLRRTKLDELPQLWNVLKGDMSVVGPRPEVPRYVALYTTDQRQVLSVRPGITGMASLDYVDENELLARSDDPERTYVEEVMPAKLALDLRYVRERTFALDLRIIAATLRLIFRARAA, encoded by the coding sequence ATGGCTTTCAAGCGCGCCTTCGATATCGTCTTCGCGAGCGTGGCGTTGGTGCTCCTGCTTCCGCTGCTGGTGCTCTTCGCCCTCGCGGTGGCCTTCACTTCGCCGGGCGGGGCGTTCTTCCGCCAGGTGCGTGTGGGGCGCCACGGAAGACCGTTCAACCTGTTGAAGTTCCGCAGCATGCGGCCGGGGAGCGAGGCGCTGGGTCAGCTCACGATCGGTGGCCGCGACCCACGGATCACCGGGGTGGGGCATTTCCTACGGCGGACCAAGCTGGATGAACTGCCCCAGCTCTGGAACGTGCTGAAGGGCGACATGAGCGTGGTGGGGCCCCGTCCCGAGGTGCCGCGCTACGTGGCGCTGTACACCACCGACCAACGACAGGTGCTCAGCGTCCGCCCCGGCATCACCGGCATGGCCAGCCTGGACTATGTGGACGAGAACGAACTGCTGGCGCGGTCCGACGATCCGGAACGCACCTACGTGGAGGAGGTGATGCCGGCGAAGCTCGCCCTGGACCTGCGCTACGTGCGCGAGCGCACCTTCGCCCTGGACCTGCGCATCATCGCAGCCACACTACGCCTCATCTTCAGGGCTCGAGCCGCTTAG
- a CDS encoding transglutaminase family protein, with amino-acid sequence MSENEIQALITLIDDPDEDIYAQVRSRIVSLGDRVRPVLERAWEIDDQGDLFRSRVEDLLHTLHLDHVEARLKDWCDRGCEDLLEGALIVCRYRYPDLDEQRIKARLAAIRQDIWLELNDHLTAFEKVRVFNHIFFQVHGFKGNKRNYHAPQNSYINDVLDSRKGNPLSLSIIYQVVAEDLDLPLRGVNLPNHFVLAYLEEGSVGGGLQQNILFYVNPFSQGDILGRNEIDEFLQKLQIAPQEGFYQPCTNRDIVRRQLNNLHHSYVKQGDGERAAELDRLRQLLGPMPDEPKRLEP; translated from the coding sequence ATGAGCGAGAACGAGATCCAGGCGTTGATCACCCTGATCGACGATCCCGACGAGGACATCTACGCACAGGTCAGGTCGCGCATCGTATCGCTCGGCGACCGCGTGCGGCCTGTGCTGGAGCGGGCATGGGAGATCGACGACCAGGGCGACCTCTTCCGTTCCCGCGTGGAGGACCTGCTGCACACCCTGCATCTGGACCATGTGGAGGCCCGGTTGAAGGACTGGTGCGACCGCGGCTGCGAGGACCTGCTCGAAGGCGCCCTCATCGTATGCCGCTATCGGTATCCCGACCTGGACGAGCAACGGATCAAGGCCCGCTTGGCCGCCATCCGGCAGGACATCTGGCTGGAGCTGAACGACCACCTCACCGCCTTCGAGAAGGTGCGGGTGTTCAACCACATCTTCTTTCAGGTGCACGGCTTCAAGGGCAACAAACGCAACTACCACGCCCCGCAGAACAGCTACATCAACGATGTGCTCGACAGCCGCAAGGGCAACCCGCTTTCCCTGTCGATCATCTATCAGGTGGTGGCCGAGGACCTGGACCTGCCCCTGCGCGGGGTGAACCTGCCGAACCACTTCGTGCTGGCCTATCTCGAGGAGGGCAGCGTGGGCGGCGGGCTTCAGCAGAACATCCTGTTCTACGTGAACCCCTTCAGCCAGGGCGACATCCTGGGCCGCAACGAGATCGACGAGTTCCTGCAGAAGCTGCAGATCGCGCCGCAGGAGGGCTTCTACCAGCCCTGCACCAACCGCGACATCGTTCGGCGCCAGCTGAACAACCTGCACCACAGCTACGTGAAGCAGGGCGATGGCGAGCGTGCCGCGGAACTGGACCGGTTGCGCCAGCTGTTGGGACCGATGCCCGATGAGCCTAAGCGGCTCGAGCCCTGA
- a CDS encoding nucleoside phosphorylase, which produces MRASRTIPAGSPLADSELVLGPDGSVYHLGLRPEHVGDLVLVAGDPGRIATISALFERIEHRAQNREFVSHTGVYHGTRITALATGIGTDNIDIVLNELDALVNIDLERRTPLDTHRSLRIVRLGTCGSLQPDIPVDARIVSTHGLGLDNVLHYYAHEQDAHEREVLNAFMAHVPWPEALPRPYLATGDAELVRVMAEGNHAGITATAGGFYGPQGRQLRLGTAVEGLNARFTDFRHDGLRIANYEMETSALYGLGALLGHRTCTVCTVVANRFRREFSRDHHAAVRTMVGEVLERSTA; this is translated from the coding sequence ATGCGTGCCTCGCGAACGATCCCCGCCGGCAGCCCTCTGGCCGATAGCGAGCTCGTGCTGGGCCCCGATGGTTCGGTGTACCACCTCGGCCTGCGCCCGGAGCATGTGGGCGACCTGGTCCTGGTCGCCGGCGATCCCGGCCGCATCGCCACCATCAGCGCCCTGTTCGAGCGCATCGAGCACCGCGCCCAGAACCGGGAGTTCGTTTCTCACACCGGGGTGTACCACGGCACCCGGATCACCGCGCTGGCCACCGGCATCGGCACGGACAACATCGACATCGTCCTGAACGAGCTGGACGCGCTGGTGAACATCGATCTGGAACGGCGCACGCCGCTCGATACGCATCGGAGCCTGCGCATCGTGCGGCTGGGCACCTGTGGATCGCTGCAGCCCGACATCCCCGTGGACGCGCGCATCGTCAGCACCCACGGCCTCGGCCTCGACAACGTGCTGCACTACTACGCCCACGAGCAGGACGCGCATGAACGGGAGGTGCTGAACGCCTTCATGGCGCACGTGCCATGGCCCGAGGCGCTGCCCCGGCCCTACCTCGCCACGGGCGATGCCGAGCTCGTGCGGGTGATGGCCGAAGGCAACCATGCGGGCATCACCGCCACGGCGGGCGGGTTCTACGGCCCGCAGGGGCGGCAGCTGCGCCTCGGCACGGCGGTGGAGGGGCTGAACGCGCGCTTCACCGATTTCCGGCACGATGGCCTGCGCATCGCCAATTACGAGATGGAGACCAGTGCGCTCTATGGCCTGGGCGCGCTGCTCGGGCACCGCACCTGCACGGTGTGCACGGTGGTGGCCAACCGCTTCCGCCGCGAGTTCAGCCGGGACCATCATGCCGCCGTGCGGACCATGGTGGGCGAAGTGCTGGAGCGATCAACAGCCTAG
- a CDS encoding DUF4197 domain-containing protein, with product MRTSFHVLGLFALLAMPLIPRAQDLQGILGTAGQMLGGAGSGAGLSNEEVVRGLKQALEVGSQRSVDLAGADGGFWNEPRIRIPFPAEAEKVRTTLLGLGMTKPVEDFERTMNKAAETAVKEAVPVFVDAITGLSVEDGFAILKGGPDAATTLLRQRTTEALTGRFRPIVEKATAQVALTSYWTPLANAYNGAALFTGGKAVDPDLNAYVTDKAIIGLFTLLADEERKIRENPLARTTDLLKRVFGN from the coding sequence ATGAGAACTTCCTTCCACGTCCTGGGCCTCTTCGCCCTCCTCGCCATGCCGCTGATCCCTCGTGCACAGGATCTGCAGGGCATCCTGGGCACCGCGGGCCAGATGCTGGGTGGTGCGGGAAGCGGCGCAGGCCTCAGCAACGAGGAGGTGGTGCGCGGACTGAAGCAGGCGCTGGAGGTGGGCAGCCAGCGCAGCGTGGACCTGGCCGGCGCCGACGGCGGTTTCTGGAACGAGCCACGCATCCGCATCCCCTTCCCCGCCGAGGCCGAGAAGGTGCGCACCACCCTGCTGGGCCTGGGCATGACCAAACCGGTGGAGGATTTCGAGCGCACCATGAACAAGGCCGCCGAGACCGCGGTGAAGGAGGCCGTGCCGGTGTTCGTGGACGCCATCACGGGCCTGAGCGTGGAGGACGGATTCGCGATCCTCAAAGGCGGGCCCGACGCGGCGACCACCCTGCTGCGGCAGCGCACCACCGAGGCTCTCACCGGCCGCTTCCGTCCCATCGTGGAAAAGGCCACCGCCCAGGTCGCCCTCACCAGCTACTGGACACCGCTGGCCAACGCGTACAACGGGGCGGCCCTGTTCACGGGTGGCAAGGCGGTGGATCCCGACCTCAATGCCTATGTCACCGACAAGGCCATCATCGGGCTGTTCACCCTGCTGGCGGACGAGGAGCGGAAGATCCGCGAGAACCCCCTGGCGCGCACCACCGACCTGCTGAAGCGGGTGTTCGGCAACTGA
- a CDS encoding acyl-CoA thioesterase, whose protein sequence is MALRVVTTPIQVRFADVDMARHVHNAVYLQYFELARMSYLNPLFGAEHDWTSEGLILGRNEVDYRRPVRLNDRVEVDCWCTRVGGRSFELAYGVHVLNGAARTLCAEGRSVMVCFNYLTHTTIPIPERIRLVLDQDARP, encoded by the coding sequence ATGGCCCTGCGCGTGGTCACCACCCCCATCCAGGTGCGGTTCGCCGATGTGGACATGGCCAGGCATGTGCACAACGCCGTGTACCTCCAGTATTTCGAACTGGCGCGCATGAGCTACCTGAACCCGCTCTTCGGAGCGGAGCATGACTGGACCAGTGAAGGGCTCATCCTCGGCCGCAACGAGGTGGACTACCGGCGTCCGGTGCGGCTGAACGACCGGGTGGAGGTGGACTGCTGGTGCACCCGCGTGGGTGGCAGGAGCTTCGAGCTGGCCTATGGGGTGCACGTGCTGAACGGCGCGGCACGGACCTTGTGTGCCGAGGGCCGCAGTGTGATGGTGTGCTTCAACTACCTCACCCACACCACGATCCCCATCCCCGAACGCATCCGCCTCGTCCTGGACCAGGACGCACGACCATGA